In the Proteiniborus ethanoligenes genome, one interval contains:
- a CDS encoding CapA family protein gives MNKKRLTLGIIIVLFFISLLSAGYIGEKIKSIHRDDILAGEIEVEDPNSEDLETIAKEEEKLPSNIEVTVTAVGDIMFHAPQIKGAYIPEKKEYDFNFSFEHVKKYIEAADLAIANFETVTAGDEYGYRGYPMFNSPKSSIEALKNAGFDVLSTANNHSLDKGKKGITNTIDNINEYGLKNVGTYKEPTDQIYIHDIKGIKAAILAYTYGVNGLESLLTPEELGYMVNIIREEKIKEDIAKAKENNVDVTIVCIHWGNEYQRQPSEFQTDLASKMFEWGADIILGSHPHVIQRSEMIEHNEDKKFIIYSMGNFLSNQRRETLSINNRNYTEDGVIVQLTLEKDFSLGKTIVKDVDYIPTWVYRYGETGVQKHVILPTTEYLEGDSNSLSKEVMKKIQESYNNTIKQMN, from the coding sequence ATGAACAAAAAAAGGCTTACTTTAGGAATTATCATAGTACTATTCTTTATATCTTTATTATCCGCTGGCTATATTGGGGAGAAAATTAAATCTATACATAGGGATGATATTCTCGCTGGTGAAATTGAAGTAGAGGATCCCAATTCTGAAGATTTAGAGACAATAGCTAAGGAAGAGGAAAAGCTTCCTTCAAACATAGAAGTTACAGTCACAGCAGTTGGGGATATAATGTTTCATGCTCCTCAGATAAAAGGCGCTTATATACCTGAAAAAAAGGAGTATGATTTTAATTTTTCTTTTGAACATGTGAAGAAATATATAGAAGCTGCTGACCTAGCTATTGCAAACTTTGAAACTGTAACAGCTGGAGATGAATATGGCTATAGAGGGTACCCAATGTTCAACTCTCCCAAATCATCTATTGAAGCATTAAAAAATGCTGGTTTTGATGTGCTCTCCACTGCAAATAATCATAGCCTAGATAAGGGAAAGAAAGGAATAACAAACACTATAGATAATATTAATGAATATGGGCTTAAAAATGTAGGAACTTATAAAGAGCCTACTGACCAAATATATATACATGATATAAAAGGTATTAAAGCAGCTATTCTAGCATATACATATGGTGTAAATGGACTAGAAAGCTTGCTAACACCAGAAGAACTTGGCTATATGGTAAATATAATTAGAGAAGAAAAAATAAAAGAGGATATAGCAAAAGCTAAAGAAAATAATGTAGATGTGACGATTGTATGTATACATTGGGGAAATGAATATCAAAGACAACCATCAGAGTTTCAAACTGATTTAGCTAGCAAAATGTTTGAGTGGGGAGCCGATATTATACTAGGAAGCCATCCCCATGTAATTCAAAGGTCAGAAATGATAGAGCATAATGAAGATAAGAAATTCATAATATATTCAATGGGTAATTTTTTATCAAATCAAAGAAGAGAGACACTAAGCATTAATAACAGAAATTATACAGAGGATGGAGTCATAGTACAGCTAACTTTGGAGAAGGATTTTTCATTAGGAAAGACTATAGTAAAGGACGTGGACTATATCCCTACATGGGTTTATAGATATGGGGAAACTGGTGTGCAAAAGCATGTCATATTGCCTACAACTGAATATTTAGAAGGAGATAGTAATAGCTTAAGCAAAGAGGTTATGAAGAAAATACAAGAGTCCTATAACAATACAATTAAACAAATGAACTAG
- a CDS encoding 4Fe-4S dicluster domain-containing protein, whose amino-acid sequence MAKAKGKVTFNEDRCKGCELCTTVCPTKIVVMNKEKINVKGYHPATVIEMEKCIGCANCALICPDTVITVERIMVE is encoded by the coding sequence ATGGCAAAGGCAAAAGGTAAGGTTACCTTTAATGAAGACAGATGCAAAGGCTGTGAGCTATGCACAACAGTATGTCCTACAAAAATCGTAGTGATGAATAAGGAAAAAATAAACGTAAAGGGGTACCATCCAGCAACAGTAATCGAAATGGAAAAATGTATTGGATGTGCAAATTGTGCACTAATATGTCCAGATACAGTAATAACAGTAGAGAGAATAATGGTTGAATAA
- the buk gene encoding butyrate kinase has protein sequence MVERKYILVINPGSTSTKVAIFNGEEKVFTKNIVHPNKDIEHYNNIIHQYDYRLNVILEWLKEVNITPDLLRAVVGRGGMLRPMPAGTYLVTDAMEKDLKDAIGGEHASNLGGLLARGIAEEEGIKAYIVDPVAVDEINDIARISGMPEIQRKSQLHALNIKAVSHRYAAEHNIDLKSINLIVAHLGGGISVAPIEKGRIIDVNNANEMGPFSPERTGGLPVGDLAKMCYSGKYTINEMKMKLKGKGGLVAYLGTNDAKEVEERIKDGDEKARLIYMAMAYGVSKEIGAMSTALYGKVDAIILTGGLAHSKLLTDKIQSMTRFIAPVVLYPGEDELEALNQGVLRVLKGLEIEKIYENEVDIYD, from the coding sequence ATTGTGGAAAGAAAATATATTTTAGTAATAAATCCAGGCTCTACATCAACGAAGGTGGCTATATTTAATGGCGAGGAAAAGGTTTTCACCAAAAACATAGTACATCCAAATAAAGATATTGAACACTATAATAATATTATTCATCAGTATGATTACCGCCTAAATGTAATACTAGAATGGTTAAAGGAAGTAAATATTACACCAGATTTATTAAGGGCAGTTGTTGGACGAGGAGGTATGCTCAGACCTATGCCTGCTGGAACATATTTAGTTACTGATGCTATGGAAAAGGATTTAAAGGATGCTATAGGTGGAGAGCATGCATCAAATTTAGGAGGATTACTTGCTAGGGGAATCGCAGAAGAAGAGGGGATAAAGGCTTATATAGTAGATCCTGTGGCAGTCGACGAGATAAATGACATTGCTAGGATATCAGGTATGCCAGAAATACAGAGGAAATCACAGCTCCATGCATTGAATATAAAGGCAGTATCCCATAGATATGCTGCTGAACACAATATAGACCTGAAGAGCATTAACCTAATAGTTGCCCATCTGGGTGGGGGAATTTCTGTAGCGCCTATAGAAAAAGGACGGATAATAGATGTAAATAATGCAAATGAAATGGGACCATTTTCTCCAGAAAGGACAGGAGGACTTCCTGTAGGAGATCTTGCAAAAATGTGCTATTCAGGAAAGTATACCATCAATGAAATGAAGATGAAGCTTAAGGGCAAGGGTGGTTTAGTAGCTTATCTTGGAACTAATGATGCTAAAGAAGTAGAGGAAAGGATTAAGGACGGAGATGAAAAAGCAAGGCTTATATACATGGCCATGGCATATGGAGTATCTAAAGAAATTGGAGCGATGTCTACAGCACTATATGGGAAAGTAGATGCAATAATACTAACAGGAGGATTAGCTCACTCAAAGCTGCTTACGGATAAAATTCAAAGCATGACAAGATTCATAGCGCCTGTAGTATTATATCCAGGAGAAGATGAGCTAGAAGCATTGAATCAAGGTGTACTTAGAGTATTGAAAGGACTAGAGATAGAAAAAATATACGAAAACGAGGTGGATATTTATGATTAA
- the buk gene encoding butyrate kinase, whose protein sequence is MTQVYRLLVINPGSTSTKIAIFDNEKLVLEETLRHSCEELEKHTTIFDQYEFRKNIILEILNEKGINITKLNAVVGRGGLLKPIQGGTYRVNEKMLDDLKKGVLGEHASNLGGVIANEIASQLNIPSFIVDPVVVDEMEDIARVSGMPEIERKSIFHALNQKAVARRFAKEKRKRYEDINLIIAHLGGGISVGAHRKGKVIDVNNALDGEGPFSPERSGGLPVGDLMKLCYSGKYTLDEIKKKIKGNGGLVAYLGTNDGRKVSSMIEAGDQRAKLVYEAMAYQISKEIGSLSTVLEGEVDAIILTGGIAYDKEFVSWIKERVEFISEVIVYPGEDELIALTEGGLRVLRGEEEAKEYL, encoded by the coding sequence ATGACACAAGTATATAGACTTTTGGTTATAAACCCAGGCTCTACTTCTACTAAAATTGCTATATTTGATAATGAAAAGCTTGTTCTAGAAGAAACCTTAAGACATTCCTGTGAGGAATTAGAAAAACACACTACAATATTTGACCAATACGAGTTTAGAAAAAATATAATTTTAGAAATATTAAATGAAAAAGGAATAAATATTACAAAGTTAAACGCTGTAGTAGGAAGAGGAGGCTTATTAAAGCCTATACAAGGAGGAACCTATAGAGTTAACGAAAAGATGCTAGATGATTTGAAAAAAGGTGTGCTTGGAGAGCATGCTTCAAACCTTGGGGGCGTTATAGCAAATGAGATTGCCTCCCAGCTAAATATTCCATCTTTCATAGTAGATCCAGTAGTGGTAGACGAAATGGAAGACATAGCCAGAGTTTCAGGGATGCCTGAGATAGAGAGAAAAAGTATATTTCATGCTTTAAACCAAAAAGCTGTTGCTAGAAGATTTGCTAAGGAAAAGAGAAAAAGATATGAAGACATTAATCTAATAATTGCTCACTTAGGTGGTGGAATTTCTGTAGGTGCTCATAGAAAAGGGAAAGTAATAGATGTGAACAATGCATTAGATGGAGAAGGACCATTTTCACCTGAAAGGAGTGGAGGCCTTCCAGTAGGAGATTTAATGAAGCTTTGCTATTCTGGGAAATACACATTAGATGAAATAAAGAAAAAAATAAAAGGTAATGGAGGACTTGTAGCATATCTAGGAACAAATGATGGGAGAAAAGTAAGCAGTATGATTGAGGCAGGAGACCAAAGAGCTAAGCTAGTATATGAAGCAATGGCATATCAAATAAGTAAAGAAATAGGCAGCTTAAGCACAGTACTAGAAGGGGAAGTAGATGCAATTATATTAACAGGTGGAATAGCTTATGACAAAGAGTTTGTATCTTGGATTAAGGAAAGAGTAGAATTTATTTCAGAGGTTATAGTATATCCAGGAGAGGATGAGCTTATAGCATTAACTGAAGGAGGACTTAGGGTGCTAAGAGGAGAAGAAGAGGCTAAAGAGTACCTATAA
- a CDS encoding sigma-54 interaction domain-containing protein produces MRKDLEVVLNSTYDAMLAIDKDGIITIFNKAAEKLTGIKSEDALNKFVVDVVPDTRLMHVIRTGEPELNKQQKLGDIMIITSRMPIKEENGQIIGAVAIFRDITDFLDLAAQITNLKEIQSMLEAIFHATQEAISVVDQNGINLMINPAYTKVTGLRESDIIGRPASADIAEGESVHMKVLSTKKPVEKARLKVGPNKRDIIANAAPIIVDGELRGSVAILDDVSEIIKLTKELKEAKQIIRKLEAKYTFDDIVGYNKLIIAAIEKAKIAADTPATVILRGESGTGKELFAHAIHNLSKRKFNQFVRVNCAALSENLLESELFGYEEGAFTGARKGGKIGLFEQASGGTIFLDEIGDISLSTQIKLLRVLQEKEVVRVGGTKPISIDVRIIAATNMNLEEAIKDGRFREDLYYRINVIPIVIPALRQRKDDINILVHHFINIFNQEYGRSILDISDSAIEALKGYDWPGNVRELENIIGRSIINMTHNENIIQVAHLPKLNSRYEGDNHELDSYIKSNKQYRDITLEEASIEAEKRAIISALNKYNNNKTQAAKVLNISIRTLYYKIEKYNIQA; encoded by the coding sequence TTGAGAAAAGACCTTGAAGTAGTTCTAAATTCAACATATGATGCCATGCTTGCAATAGATAAGGATGGCATCATAACAATATTTAACAAAGCAGCTGAAAAGCTTACGGGGATAAAATCAGAGGATGCTCTAAATAAATTTGTTGTAGATGTAGTTCCAGATACAAGATTAATGCATGTAATCAGAACAGGTGAGCCTGAGCTTAATAAACAGCAGAAGCTAGGAGATATTATGATAATAACTAGCAGAATGCCTATTAAAGAAGAAAATGGCCAAATCATAGGTGCTGTTGCAATATTTAGAGATATAACAGACTTTTTAGATTTAGCAGCCCAAATTACAAATTTAAAAGAGATACAAAGTATGCTTGAAGCCATTTTTCATGCAACTCAAGAGGCTATTTCAGTAGTAGACCAAAACGGAATAAACCTAATGATAAATCCTGCATATACAAAGGTAACAGGACTTAGAGAAAGTGATATTATAGGCAGACCTGCCTCTGCTGATATAGCAGAAGGGGAAAGCGTCCATATGAAAGTATTATCTACTAAAAAACCAGTAGAAAAAGCAAGACTTAAGGTTGGACCAAATAAAAGAGATATAATAGCAAACGCTGCTCCTATAATAGTAGACGGTGAGCTAAGGGGAAGTGTTGCTATACTAGATGATGTTTCTGAAATAATTAAGCTTACTAAGGAGCTAAAGGAAGCAAAGCAGATAATTAGAAAACTAGAAGCAAAATACACCTTTGACGATATTGTAGGCTACAATAAGCTTATAATTGCTGCCATTGAAAAGGCTAAAATAGCAGCTGATACTCCTGCCACAGTAATATTAAGAGGTGAAAGCGGAACAGGAAAAGAGCTTTTTGCACATGCAATACACAATTTAAGCAAAAGAAAATTTAATCAATTTGTTAGAGTAAATTGTGCAGCCCTTAGCGAAAACCTTCTTGAAAGCGAACTGTTTGGCTATGAAGAAGGGGCTTTTACTGGTGCCAGAAAAGGCGGGAAAATAGGACTCTTTGAGCAAGCAAGCGGAGGAACCATATTTTTAGACGAAATAGGAGACATAAGCTTAAGCACCCAGATAAAACTCCTAAGAGTATTGCAGGAAAAAGAGGTAGTTAGAGTTGGAGGAACAAAGCCAATAAGCATAGACGTGAGAATAATAGCAGCTACAAATATGAATCTAGAGGAAGCCATTAAGGATGGCAGATTTAGAGAGGATCTTTATTATAGGATAAATGTAATCCCAATAGTAATACCGGCATTAAGACAAAGGAAAGATGATATAAATATACTAGTTCATCATTTCATTAATATATTTAATCAAGAGTATGGTAGAAGTATATTGGACATTTCTGATTCTGCAATAGAAGCATTAAAAGGCTACGATTGGCCAGGTAATGTTAGAGAGCTAGAGAATATTATAGGAAGAAGCATTATCAATATGACTCATAACGAAAATATAATACAAGTAGCCCATTTACCCAAGCTAAATAGCAGATATGAAGGAGATAATCATGAGCTAGATTCATATATTAAGAGCAATAAGCAATATAGAGATATAACTCTTGAAGAGGCAAGTATAGAAGCAGAAAAGAGAGCCATTATATCAGCACTGAATAAGTATAATAATAACAAAACTCAAGCAGCAAAGGTCTTAAACATTTCTATAAGAACACTTTATTATAAGATTGAAAAATATAATATCCAAGCATAA
- the cdaA gene encoding diadenylate cyclase CdaA encodes MQYFTNLFLNIRFRDVIDILIVAFAFYKLFMLIRETRAEQLIKGIVVLLVATNLSEILELYTVFWIFEKTMTVGVIALLIVFQPELRRALEHIGRTRFFTKSFAEIKDEDINTLAEEIVEAAASLSRQKIGALIVFERETGLSEVVDTGTRINGKVSSGLLINIFIPNTPLHDGAVIIREDMIRAAGCFLPLTDNANLSKDIGTRHRAALGITERSDSVAIIVSEETGVISVAENGVLTRYLDIKALREILVNMYKPKSPKTNFLSKWRDRYE; translated from the coding sequence ATGCAATATTTTACAAATTTATTTTTAAACATAAGATTTAGAGATGTTATAGATATTTTAATAGTTGCTTTTGCTTTTTATAAGCTGTTTATGCTCATAAGAGAAACTAGAGCAGAGCAGCTTATTAAAGGAATTGTAGTTTTGCTTGTGGCTACAAATCTAAGCGAAATCTTAGAGCTATATACTGTATTTTGGATATTTGAAAAGACTATGACGGTTGGAGTTATTGCTCTTTTGATTGTATTTCAGCCAGAGCTTAGAAGGGCCTTAGAGCATATTGGTAGAACAAGGTTTTTTACTAAATCCTTTGCAGAGATAAAAGACGAAGACATAAACACATTGGCTGAGGAAATTGTAGAGGCTGCTGCATCTCTTTCCAGACAGAAGATAGGTGCTCTTATAGTTTTTGAAAGAGAAACAGGGCTTAGTGAAGTTGTAGATACTGGCACTAGGATTAATGGTAAAGTATCCAGCGGACTTTTAATAAATATTTTTATACCAAACACACCTCTTCATGATGGGGCAGTAATAATAAGGGAAGATATGATAAGAGCAGCGGGCTGTTTCCTACCATTAACTGATAATGCAAACCTAAGTAAGGATATAGGAACTAGACATAGGGCTGCCCTTGGAATAACTGAAAGATCTGATAGTGTTGCCATAATAGTTTCTGAAGAGACAGGAGTTATCTCTGTGGCAGAAAACGGCGTATTGACAAGATATTTAGACATAAAAGCACTAAGAGAGATATTAGTTAACATGTACAAGCCTAAGTCTCCAAAGACAAACTTTTTATCTAAATGGAGGGATAGGTATGAATAA
- a CDS encoding PrsW family intramembrane metalloprotease has protein sequence MNTRLFIIAITPAISIAVAVYLSDRYDREPISLLAKTFIFGALSVIPTIIVERFLSSINIFSGLLGIAFTAFVVAGFTEEFFKRLVVLKLMCKDKHFDEKLDGIVYAVFSALGFATVENIMYVVFRFSYNPYIGLYRGILSVPAHAIFGVTMGYYLSLTKFASNKARERANHRKSLYMPLILHGTFNFILMAGIPQFGIVLAPFVIYLWISSQRKLNTYIFDSQSRFDRLNLDDEE, from the coding sequence TTGAATACTAGGTTGTTTATTATTGCAATAACGCCAGCAATATCCATAGCAGTTGCTGTATACTTAAGTGATAGATATGATAGAGAGCCCATTTCTCTATTAGCTAAAACATTTATATTTGGTGCATTGTCAGTTATTCCCACTATAATTGTAGAAAGATTTCTCTCATCAATAAACATATTCTCAGGATTATTAGGAATAGCATTTACAGCATTTGTAGTTGCAGGCTTTACTGAAGAATTTTTTAAGAGGCTAGTAGTACTTAAGTTAATGTGTAAGGATAAGCATTTCGATGAAAAGCTAGATGGAATAGTATATGCTGTGTTCTCTGCCTTAGGCTTTGCAACAGTGGAGAATATAATGTATGTAGTATTTAGATTTAGCTATAACCCGTATATAGGATTATATAGAGGAATTTTATCTGTGCCTGCGCATGCTATTTTCGGAGTGACTATGGGCTATTATTTATCCTTAACTAAATTTGCATCAAATAAAGCAAGGGAAAGAGCAAATCATAGGAAGTCTTTATACATGCCTTTAATCTTGCATGGAACCTTTAATTTTATACTAATGGCTGGAATTCCCCAGTTTGGAATAGTATTAGCTCCTTTTGTAATATATTTGTGGATAAGTAGCCAAAGAAAGTTAAACACATATATTTTTGACTCTCAATCAAGATTCGACAGATTAAACCTAGATGACGAAGAATAA
- a CDS encoding CdaR family protein → MNKGKRNNITIKIVSVLIAVIMWSYVMSEVNPIRTQEFPGIKVNYLNQNSLSESGLQIMEPIEATISVKLTGRISDIKSINPNDIIAQVDLWGYSEGLNRVPVEVKVPENVSLESTNPKYIQFKMDSIITKEHKVFLRTTGKTEDGYTLGEEDIRPSTVLIKGPRSWVNLVSKCVATVELTNITSDIKTSVPIRAVDDSGNEVRGIEKEPNTVEIGIVMLRTKNISVEPRIKGAPLDGYEITDIQISPANVMIKGRGEILKDIEFIETEPIDVEDISASKEVSANIVLPEGVELMGGGSKTSVSVKVEKIVEKDIELNTNRLTFINLNTRLYIDKESLPETITLTVRGTESIITELDERDVTFYVDLSGLELGTHNVNIKTIIPDNVELININPDTIQLNIKDEV, encoded by the coding sequence ATGAATAAAGGAAAAAGAAATAATATTACTATAAAAATCGTATCTGTGTTGATAGCAGTTATTATGTGGTCATATGTAATGAGTGAGGTTAATCCAATACGAACTCAAGAGTTTCCTGGTATAAAAGTTAACTATTTAAATCAAAACTCATTATCAGAGTCAGGACTTCAAATAATGGAGCCTATAGAAGCTACAATTTCGGTAAAGCTAACAGGTAGAATAAGTGATATTAAATCTATTAATCCAAATGATATAATAGCACAAGTTGACTTATGGGGTTATTCTGAAGGCTTAAATAGGGTTCCTGTAGAAGTAAAGGTTCCTGAAAATGTTTCATTAGAATCCACTAATCCTAAATATATACAATTTAAGATGGACAGCATAATAACTAAGGAACATAAGGTGTTTTTAAGAACTACTGGAAAAACAGAAGATGGTTATACTCTTGGAGAAGAAGATATAAGACCTAGTACTGTACTGATAAAAGGTCCAAGAAGCTGGGTAAACCTAGTGTCTAAGTGTGTGGCTACAGTGGAGTTAACCAATATAACATCAGACATAAAGACTAGCGTGCCTATTAGAGCAGTAGATGATAGTGGAAATGAGGTTAGGGGAATAGAAAAAGAGCCTAACACAGTAGAAATAGGAATCGTAATGCTTAGAACTAAAAACATATCAGTTGAACCCAGAATCAAAGGAGCACCTTTAGATGGATATGAAATTACAGATATCCAGATAAGCCCAGCTAATGTAATGATAAAAGGGCGAGGCGAAATATTGAAAGATATTGAGTTCATAGAAACAGAGCCAATAGATGTTGAAGATATTAGTGCTTCAAAGGAAGTATCAGCAAATATTGTACTACCCGAAGGTGTAGAGCTTATGGGTGGAGGTTCTAAAACATCAGTTAGTGTAAAAGTAGAAAAAATAGTTGAAAAAGATATAGAATTAAATACAAACAGGCTAACCTTTATTAATTTAAATACTAGATTATATATAGATAAAGAAAGCTTGCCAGAGACAATAACATTGACTGTTAGAGGAACGGAAAGCATAATTACAGAGCTAGATGAGAGAGATGTTACATTCTATGTTGATTTATCAGGTCTAGAACTAGGAACCCATAATGTAAACATTAAGACTATAATTCCTGATAATGTAGAGCTCATAAACATAAATCCTGACACTATTCAACTGAACATTAAAGATGAAGTTTAG
- a CDS encoding ATP-binding protein: MKMLNDNRIRIIVGHYGSGKTEFAVNYAVKLAKLGKKVTLADLDVVNPYFRSREKEEELERLGIKVLGSSIKGGAVDVPSVSAEVYGPLQDNSVEAILDVGGDPAGARALGRYYSYFEEGKYDMLFVVNANRPETQTLDNVLKYIREIEGASRVRVTGLINNTHLLKSTTVEDVLGGQKLIEEVSDFLNIPIKYVSALEHVAKDLPHDIKGEIFPINLFMREDWMI; this comes from the coding sequence ATGAAAATGTTAAATGACAATAGAATTAGAATCATAGTAGGACACTATGGCAGTGGTAAAACAGAATTTGCAGTAAATTATGCTGTTAAGCTGGCCAAATTAGGGAAAAAGGTAACTCTAGCTGATTTAGATGTGGTAAATCCATACTTTAGGAGCAGAGAAAAGGAAGAAGAGTTGGAAAGACTAGGAATCAAGGTTCTAGGAAGCTCTATTAAAGGAGGTGCTGTAGACGTACCTTCTGTGTCCGCAGAAGTTTATGGGCCATTACAGGACAATAGTGTAGAGGCCATATTAGACGTAGGAGGAGATCCGGCAGGAGCTAGAGCCTTAGGCAGATATTACAGCTATTTTGAAGAAGGAAAATATGATATGCTTTTTGTAGTCAATGCTAATAGACCTGAAACTCAAACACTAGATAATGTATTAAAATATATACGAGAAATCGAAGGAGCATCCAGAGTTAGAGTAACAGGGCTCATAAATAATACTCATTTACTAAAGAGTACTACAGTAGAGGATGTATTAGGGGGACAAAAGCTAATAGAAGAGGTATCTGATTTTTTAAATATACCCATAAAGTATGTATCAGCCTTAGAGCATGTGGCAAAAGATCTTCCACATGATATAAAAGGAGAAATATTTCCTATAAACTTATTCATGCGAGAAGATTGGATGATATAG
- a CDS encoding phosphate butyryltransferase, giving the protein MIKSFEEVLQLAKARGPKTIAVAVAQDKEVLLAVNEAKNLGIADAILVGDKEEIIKIANHIAMDLKELPIIDVKDTIEASRKAVELVSTGEAHIVMKGLVDTSIILKAVLDEEIGLRTGNILSHVAVFNIDTYHKLLLVTDAAMNIAPDINQKKQIVENAVFLAHSLDIENPKVAVICAKEKVNPKMPATVDADQLVGMNNKGIISDCMIGGPFALDNAISREAAFHKGISHPVAGDADIVLAPNIESGNILYKALAFLAKSKNAGIIVGAKAPIVLTSRADNDEAKLNSIALGVLMASKK; this is encoded by the coding sequence ATGATTAAAAGCTTTGAAGAGGTGTTACAATTAGCTAAAGCCCGTGGACCTAAAACTATAGCTGTGGCAGTTGCACAAGACAAGGAAGTACTTTTAGCAGTAAATGAAGCAAAGAACTTAGGAATAGCAGATGCAATCCTAGTGGGAGATAAGGAAGAAATTATCAAGATAGCCAACCATATTGCAATGGACTTAAAGGAGCTTCCAATTATAGATGTTAAGGATACTATAGAAGCCTCAAGAAAGGCAGTAGAACTCGTCAGCACAGGTGAAGCACATATAGTAATGAAGGGTTTAGTTGATACCTCAATTATCCTTAAAGCAGTTTTAGATGAAGAAATTGGTCTTAGAACAGGCAACATATTAAGTCATGTTGCAGTATTTAATATAGATACATATCATAAGCTACTTTTAGTTACAGATGCTGCTATGAATATAGCTCCAGACATAAATCAAAAGAAGCAAATCGTAGAAAATGCAGTATTCCTAGCACATTCTCTAGATATAGAGAATCCAAAGGTAGCAGTAATATGTGCAAAGGAAAAGGTAAATCCTAAAATGCCTGCAACAGTTGATGCAGACCAGCTTGTAGGGATGAATAACAAAGGAATTATAAGTGACTGCATGATAGGTGGCCCCTTTGCATTAGACAATGCAATATCAAGAGAAGCTGCATTTCACAAAGGTATAAGTCATCCTGTAGCAGGAGATGCTGATATTGTCCTTGCTCCAAATATAGAATCAGGAAACATACTGTATAAGGCTCTAGCATTTTTAGCAAAATCAAAAAATGCTGGTATTATAGTAGGAGCAAAGGCTCCAATAGTGCTTACATCAAGAGCAGACAATGATGAGGCAAAGCTAAACTCCATAGCTTTAGGAGTGCTGATGGCATCAAAAAAATAA